In one window of Nothobranchius furzeri strain GRZ-AD chromosome 11, NfurGRZ-RIMD1, whole genome shotgun sequence DNA:
- the LOC107395861 gene encoding CMP-N-acetylneuraminate-beta-galactosamide-alpha-2,3-sialyltransferase 1, with translation MTNFDFNNMPLVKGNRARTFAILSCGITFTMLVFSYTFSDPSLDFFKYASRLSDSFFSKGLCACQQCIAELEGDPWFAEHFNQSIHPLMTRENSILSEETFRWWQWLQSETQPANFSEVVEELFQVIPDEVLYMDASPDRCRTCSVVGNSGNLKGSRYGHLIDSSDFIIRMNQGPTRGFEEDVGTKTTHHLMYPESAINLDNTTSLILVPFKTLDLQWIISALTTGTIKHTYLPVMSKIKANRDKVLIYNPTFLKYVYESWLEGHGRYPSTGFLGLMLAVHLCDEVSVFGFGADQYGNWHHYWEKNHMAGAHRHTGVHNGDYEYNVTLLLQDKHKIQMFKGR, from the exons ATGACCAACTTTGACTTTAACAATATGCCGCTAGTGAAAGGAAACAGAGCCAGGACCTTCGCCATCTTGTCCTGTGGCATTACTTTTACAATGCTCGTGTTTAGCTACACTTTCAGTGATCCCTCACTCGATTTCTTCAAATACGCTTCTCGGCTCTCAGATAGCTTCTTCTCCAAAGGACTGTGTGCCTGTCAGCAATGCATCGCAGAACTGGAGGGTGACCCATGGTTTGCAGAGCACTTCAATCAGTCCATCCACCCTCTGATGACCAGGGAGAACAGTATCCTCTCAGAAGAGACCTTCAGGTGGTGGCAG TGGTTACAGTCGGAGACGCAGCCGGCAAACTTCAGCGAAGTGGTGGAGGAGCTGTTCCAAGTCATCCCTGATGAGGTACTTTACATGGACGCCAGCCCTGATCGCTGCAGGACCTGTTCTGTGGTGGGGAACTCTGGAAATCTGAAGGGGTCCCGTTATGGCCACCTCATCGACTCCAGTGATTTCATTATAAG AATGAACCAGGGTCCTACACGTGGCTTTGAGGAAGATGTAGGAACCAAAACAACTCATCACCTCATGTACCCAGAAAGTGCCATCAACTTGGACAATACCACCAGTCTGATACTGGTCCCTTTCAAGACTCTGGATTTGCAGTGGATCATTAGTGCTCTGACCACAGGCACTATAAAACA CACATATTTACCTGTTATGTCAAAGATAAAGGCAAACAGAGACAAG GTGTTGATTTACAATccaacatttttaaaatatgtCTACGAGTCCTGGCTTGAAGGTCATGGACGATACCCTTCAACTGGCTTCCTGGGTTTGATGCTCGCTGTTCACTTATGCGATGAA GTCAGTGTGTTTGGATTTGGTGCTGACCAGTATGGAAACTGGCACCACTACTGGGAGAAGAACCATATGGCTGGAGCTCACAGACACACAGGAGTCCATAATGGAGATTATGAATATAATGTCACCTTGTTACTGCAGGACAAGCACAAAATCCAAATGTTTAAAGGCAGATAA